The Gemmatimonadales bacterium genome includes a region encoding these proteins:
- a CDS encoding endonuclease/exonuclease/phosphatase family protein, producing MRVRAVALLTGAVLCAACHTPLNYLGTQGPRYAGGPAAMPAAGSAGPLRIVTFNVKYARRVDSAIVVLESEQSLRDADLIMLQEMDAPGTERIARALGLGYVYYPATVHPGTRNDFGNAILTRWPMVSDAKILLPHRGRGSGTARAATAATIRVGGRLVRVYSVHLGTPTEIGPRSRRDQILTILADAEGYPQVVVGGDMNNHELGYMVRDHGYQWPTERGPRTGRLGRWDHLFLKGFHAVGGDGTGTVLDNRGASDHRPVWAFAAPEAAPSDSAPAPKP from the coding sequence ATGCGTGTTCGCGCCGTCGCGTTGCTGACCGGTGCAGTGCTGTGCGCGGCCTGCCATACGCCCTTGAATTATCTGGGGACGCAGGGGCCGCGTTACGCCGGCGGGCCCGCCGCGATGCCGGCAGCCGGCTCGGCCGGTCCGCTCCGAATCGTGACCTTCAACGTGAAGTACGCCCGTCGCGTGGACAGCGCCATCGTGGTGCTCGAGTCCGAGCAGTCACTGCGCGACGCGGACCTCATCATGCTGCAGGAGATGGACGCGCCGGGTACCGAGCGCATCGCTCGCGCGCTGGGCCTCGGATACGTCTACTACCCGGCCACGGTCCATCCTGGGACGCGCAATGATTTCGGGAACGCGATCCTCACCCGCTGGCCGATGGTGAGCGACGCCAAGATCCTCCTGCCGCATCGTGGCCGCGGCAGCGGCACCGCCCGAGCGGCGACCGCCGCAACGATCCGCGTCGGCGGCAGACTGGTGCGCGTCTACTCCGTTCATCTGGGCACGCCCACGGAGATCGGCCCGCGCTCGCGCCGCGACCAGATCCTCACGATCCTCGCCGATGCCGAGGGCTACCCGCAGGTCGTCGTGGGCGGAGACATGAACAACCATGAGCTTGGATACATGGTGCGGGACCACGGTTACCAGTGGCCGACGGAGCGCGGTCCAAGGACCGGCCGTCTGGGTCGCTGGGATCATCTCTTCCTCAAGGGATTCCACGCGGTCGGTGGCGACGGAACGGGCACGGTGCTGGACAACCGGGGCGCCAGCGACCACCGGCCGGTGTGGGCCTTCGCCGCACCGGAGGCGGCGCCGTCGGACTCGGCACCGGCCCCGAAGCCCTAG
- a CDS encoding YbjN domain-containing protein produces the protein MVTREDLESFIARLETDGVHSREVEPGLWVLTQNSDGPEVVVHFNPPVAVLRVKVMELSPKQQKAELFRHLLELNATDIVHGSYGIDGSNVVLSDTLELQNLDFNEFQASYDSMMLALASHLATLAPFRQA, from the coding sequence ATGGTCACACGTGAAGACTTGGAGAGCTTCATCGCTCGCCTCGAGACCGATGGCGTGCATTCGCGCGAGGTCGAGCCCGGTCTCTGGGTGCTCACCCAGAACAGTGACGGGCCGGAGGTGGTGGTCCACTTCAACCCGCCGGTCGCGGTGCTGCGGGTGAAGGTGATGGAGCTTTCCCCCAAGCAGCAGAAGGCCGAGCTGTTCCGGCACCTCCTCGAGCTGAACGCGACGGACATCGTGCACGGGTCGTACGGGATCGACGGCAGCAACGTCGTCCTTTCCGACACGCTCGAGCTGCAGAACCTCGACTTCAACGAGTTCCAGGCCAGCTACGACTCGATGATGCTGGCGCTGGCGTCGCACCTCGCGACGCTTGCCCCTTTCCGCCAGGCGTGA
- a CDS encoding PspA/IM30 family protein: MGIFDRFSTVLRSNLNDLISRAENPEKMLNQLVLDMRSQLAKAKQQVASAIADEKKLQAQVEQEKKLAEDWEKRAMLAVQEGRDDLAKQALLRHAEHMQNAAQLDETWRKHAAETESLKNSLRALNDKIEEAKRKKNILIARARRAEAQQRIHETMSSMSDKSAFETFERMSERIEHNERKALASAELSEELDGDQLQRQLSQLEYKADADTQLLALKQRMGLLGAGKGEASKQLGAGKKGSDIRDAEVVEEADDEPKQGA; encoded by the coding sequence ATGGGAATCTTTGACCGTTTTTCCACGGTGCTCCGGTCGAACCTCAACGACCTGATCTCGCGTGCCGAGAACCCCGAGAAGATGCTGAACCAGCTGGTGCTCGACATGCGGAGCCAGCTGGCCAAGGCCAAGCAGCAGGTCGCCTCCGCGATCGCGGACGAGAAGAAGCTCCAGGCGCAGGTCGAGCAGGAGAAGAAGCTCGCCGAGGACTGGGAGAAGCGGGCGATGCTGGCGGTGCAGGAGGGTCGGGATGACCTGGCCAAGCAGGCGCTGCTCCGCCACGCCGAGCATATGCAGAACGCGGCCCAGCTCGACGAGACGTGGCGCAAGCACGCCGCCGAGACCGAGTCGCTGAAGAACTCGCTCCGGGCCCTCAATGACAAGATCGAAGAGGCCAAGCGCAAGAAGAACATCCTCATCGCGCGGGCGCGGCGCGCGGAGGCGCAGCAGCGCATCCACGAGACGATGTCGTCGATGAGCGACAAGAGCGCCTTCGAGACCTTCGAGCGGATGAGCGAGCGCATCGAGCATAACGAGCGCAAGGCGCTCGCCTCGGCGGAGCTCAGCGAGGAGCTCGACGGCGACCAGTTGCAGCGGCAGCTCTCCCAGCTCGAATACAAGGCCGACGCCGACACCCAGCTCCTGGCCCTCAAGCAGCGTATGGGTCTTCTCGGTGCAGGGAAGGGCGAGGCCTCCAAGCAGCTCGGCGCGGGCAAGAAGGGGTCCGACATCCGCGACGCCGAGGTCGTGGAGGAAGCCGACGACGAGCCGAAGCAGGGGGCCTAG